ACGCCAATTCCACCGGCCAGACTTCGGAGGCGCTGAAGAGACGCTCGGGGAGCAACGGAGAATCCCCCCTGGAAGCCAGTTTCCGGCTGTCTTCTTCGCTGAGGCGGGGTTCCCCGGGCTCTTGTCCAGGCTTGTCCATGCCCCGGATCATGAAAGTGCTGAACACCCACATTTGCACGCGGGGAATCTTGAAGAGCAAATAGGCCGACACGACCAGAGTGGCCATGCCGAACACGGCCGTCAGGACCGAAAGCAGGAGCCAACGCTTCCAACCCGACTGGGGAAACCATCGCGGTAACAACGCCATAAAGCGCATCGTGAAACCCGTCCCGGATCGGTGCAAGGGACAAATGGAGCGGGAGGAGTTCTCCGCGGCGGATGGGCGCGAGCGGAAGCGCCGTGAACGGCGCGCCCCGACAACTTGCGGATGCTCCGGAGCCCATTCGGCGGTCAAATTGGCGCTTCCGCAAGTTCTGGAAATAGGATTGAATCCGGCCAGTCATCCAGCCTTCCATGAAGTTCGAGCGGCCCCCAAACCCATCGGTCATTGCCCCTGCCAGGCCGGGGAGCAGATCGCCCGGATCCGCTGGCTGGGTGAGGGCGTGGGCAGTCTGGTGGCTGCTGTTCGTTTTGGGTGGGCAGGCCTCGGAGCGCCCTGGTGACAACCCGGGAATGGACGAGAAGCTTCGACATTGGGCCTACCAACCCGTCCAGCGCACGGTTCCACCAAAGCCTTCGAACCCGGAGTGGGTTCAGTCTCCGGTGGATGCCTTCATTCTCAAAGAACTCGATGCGCAGGGACTGCGACCCGCGACTGCCGCCGGGAAAAGAATTCTTTTGCGGCGCGCGACCTTCGACCTGACGGGCTTGCCTCCGACCCCCGCGGAGATGGAAGCCTTCCTGGGCGACCCCAGGCCGGGTGCCTTTGCCCGGGTCGTGGACCGCCTGCTTGATTCCCCGCGTTACGGGGAACGCTGGGGGCGGCACTGGCTCGACGTGGCGCGGTACGCGGATTCGAATGGACTGGATGAGAACGTGGCTTTCGGCAACGCGTGGCGTTACCGGGATTACGTCATCAACGCATTCAATCGCGACAAGCCCTATTCCCTTTTCCTCGCGGAACAACTGGCGGGGGATCTCTTGCCCAATGCCGCCGATGAATCCCTCCTTTTCGAAAGGCGAACCGCGTTGGGGTTTCTCTCTCTCGGACCCAAGCTGTTGGCTGAACCGGACAAGGTGAAGCTGGAGATGGACATGATCGACGAGCAGATCGACACCCTGGGCCGCGTCTTTTTGGGCGCCACCTTGGGATGTGCACGATGCCACGATCACAAGTTCGATCCGGTCGGAACGGACGAATACTACGCCCTGGCGGCGATCTTCAAGAGCACGCGCACCATGGACGATCTGAAGACCATCGCCCAATGGCATGAGCCTGTCCTTGCTCGACCGGAGCATTTCAAGGTCAAGGAAGCGCACGAACACCGCCTTGCGGCTCATCGCATCGCGCTGACGAATACTTTGAATGAAGCCGTCGCTCGCTGGAAATCGGAACATCGAGGCGAAACGCCGTCCAAGGATTTCGAGAAGCAGTTGCCCAGGGAGGCCCAGCATCGGATCCAAGAATTGCGCGAGGCGTTGAAGCGGTTGGAGGAACTTTCACCGGAGCTGCCCTCCACCATGGGCGTGACCGAGCAAACCAACATCCTGCAGCAACTGGCGGTTCACGTTCGCGGCAGCCACTTGCAATTGGGAGCCCCCGTGGCGCGCACGGTACCGAAAGCCATGACCGCCGCCCCGGCCCCCGCTTTTTCAGGCCAATCCAGTGGCAGGCTGGAATTGGCGCGGTGGATGACGGATGCTCGCCACCCCTTGACCGCGCGGGTCATGGCCAATCGAGTCTGGCAAGGTCATTTCGGACGCGGCTTGGTGGAAAGCCCGGACAATTTCGGATTGCTGGGGCATCGACCCTCCCATCCCGAACTCTTGGATTGGCTGGCGGTCCGCCTGATCGATTCAGGGTGGAGCCTGAAATCGATGCATCGATTGCTGATGCTCTCCTCGACTTACCAAATGGCATCAAGTTCGGGACGAGATCGCGATGAGGATCCCGATCCGCGCTGGCTCAGTTCTTTTCCCCGGCGCCGATTGGAGGCGGAAGCGATCAGGGATGCGGTGTTGGCGGTTTCAGGAGGGCTGGATCTGAGCATGGGAGGGAAGACGCTGCCCCTGAAGAATCGCGAGTTTGTGTTCAACCACACTTCGCGTGACCAAACGCGTTATGACAGTCCCCGCCGCTCGATCTATCTTCCGGTCATTCGAAATCACCTCTACGACCTCTTTCAACAGTTTGATTTTCCGGACCCCGCGGTGCCCAGCGGCCAGCGCGCTTCCACCGTCATCACCCCGCAAGCCCTCTGGATGATGAACAGCGATTTGGTCGGCCAGGCGGCGGCACGGTTTGCCCTCCGGCTCCTGGACGCTCGCGACCTGGACGACGAAGGCCGCATTCATGAAGCCTACCGTCTGGCCTTCGGACGGCAGGCCACCTCCCAAGAAATTTCACGCGATCGGAAGTTCCTTTCCGGATATGCCTCCATGGAACCGGTCCGACCGCAAGCAATCCGCAGGGATGCGTGGGCAGCTCTTTGCCAGGCGCTGCTCTCCTCGAACGAGTTTTTGTATCTGGATTGAGGGACCGATCATGGTGAATTTCCCCTTATCGAACAGCGCGAGGTTGTGGTCCCGCCGTCGTATGTTGCAGCGGACTTCGGCGGGTTTCGGCTGGCTGGCGGCCTCCACCTTGCTGGCGGCGGAGGTCGATCCGGTTTCCGCCTCCTCCCCATTGCGTGCCCGAGCCCCCCATTTTTCAGCGCGGGCCAAGCGGGTGATCTTCCTGTTCATGAAGGGAGGCCCTTCGCATCTCGACACCTTCGATCCGAAGCCGCTGCTGGACCGCGACGACGGCAAGCCTTTTCCGGGTCAGAAGCCTCGTGTGACGTTCGCCGCGACGGGGTCATTGCTGAAATCGCCCTGGACCTTTCAACGCCACGGCCGGAGCGGGCTGCCTGTCAGCGAGTTGTTTCCCCATGTGGCCACCTGCGTCGATGAACTCTGCGTCGTGCGTTCCGTTCATGGAACGAACCCCGCGCATGGCGGCGCGTTGCTGAAGTTGCATACCGGCAGCGACAACTTCATTCGTCCCAGCCTGGGCTCGTGGATCACCTACGGCCTGGGCACGGAGAATCAGAACTTGCCTGGATTCATTACCATCTGCCCGACCTTCGCTCATGGTGGCGTGAACAATTGGGGGGCTGCTTTCCTGCCCGCCGCTTGCCAGGGCACTCCGCTGGGCAACGCCACCGTTCCGGCCGGAGAGGCCGCCGTCCGCCATATTCGCAATGCCCGAATGAGCCGGCCGCAGCAACGAATGCAGCTCGATCTGCTCGGGCAAATGAATCGATCGCACCTGGACCAGACCGGACCCGACCCGGCCTTGGAAGGTCGGCTGCAAAGTTTCGAACTCGCGTTTCGCATGCAATCGTCCATGCCCGAGGCCCAGGATTTCGCTGGCGAATCTGAAGCCACCCGGAAGCTTTACGGCTTGGACGATCCCGTGACGGAGAACTTTGGAAAACAATGCTTGCTGGCGCGCCGATTCGCCGAACGCGGTGTCCGCTTCATCCAGGTGACGCATA
The sequence above is a segment of the Verrucomicrobiota bacterium genome. Coding sequences within it:
- a CDS encoding DUF1501 domain-containing protein; amino-acid sequence: MLQRTSAGFGWLAASTLLAAEVDPVSASSPLRARAPHFSARAKRVIFLFMKGGPSHLDTFDPKPLLDRDDGKPFPGQKPRVTFAATGSLLKSPWTFQRHGRSGLPVSELFPHVATCVDELCVVRSVHGTNPAHGGALLKLHTGSDNFIRPSLGSWITYGLGTENQNLPGFITICPTFAHGGVNNWGAAFLPAACQGTPLGNATVPAGEAAVRHIRNARMSRPQQRMQLDLLGQMNRSHLDQTGPDPALEGRLQSFELAFRMQSSMPEAQDFAGESEATRKLYGLDDPVTENFGKQCLLARRFAERGVRFIQVTHSDGDVQWDQHGHLRRGHAKNAAEVDKPIAGLLKDLKSRGLLADTLVLWGGEFGRTPAAEGGRDGRDHNPEGFTMWLAGGGVKAGTAYGATDDYGWFAVENKVHIHDLHATLLALLGLDHERLTYRHAGRDFRLTDVSGHVARGIFA
- a CDS encoding DUF1553 domain-containing protein — encoded protein: MKFERPPNPSVIAPARPGSRSPGSAGWVRAWAVWWLLFVLGGQASERPGDNPGMDEKLRHWAYQPVQRTVPPKPSNPEWVQSPVDAFILKELDAQGLRPATAAGKRILLRRATFDLTGLPPTPAEMEAFLGDPRPGAFARVVDRLLDSPRYGERWGRHWLDVARYADSNGLDENVAFGNAWRYRDYVINAFNRDKPYSLFLAEQLAGDLLPNAADESLLFERRTALGFLSLGPKLLAEPDKVKLEMDMIDEQIDTLGRVFLGATLGCARCHDHKFDPVGTDEYYALAAIFKSTRTMDDLKTIAQWHEPVLARPEHFKVKEAHEHRLAAHRIALTNTLNEAVARWKSEHRGETPSKDFEKQLPREAQHRIQELREALKRLEELSPELPSTMGVTEQTNILQQLAVHVRGSHLQLGAPVARTVPKAMTAAPAPAFSGQSSGRLELARWMTDARHPLTARVMANRVWQGHFGRGLVESPDNFGLLGHRPSHPELLDWLAVRLIDSGWSLKSMHRLLMLSSTYQMASSSGRDRDEDPDPRWLSSFPRRRLEAEAIRDAVLAVSGGLDLSMGGKTLPLKNREFVFNHTSRDQTRYDSPRRSIYLPVIRNHLYDLFQQFDFPDPAVPSGQRASTVITPQALWMMNSDLVGQAAARFALRLLDARDLDDEGRIHEAYRLAFGRQATSQEISRDRKFLSGYASMEPVRPQAIRRDAWAALCQALLSSNEFLYLD